In the genome of Pyrobaculum islandicum DSM 4184, the window CGCCTAAGCCTCGGCCTCCTCAGCGAGGCGGCTGCCGTGGGGAGCGACATAAAGACGTTTACCGCCAGCGCCGTGTCGGCAGTTGGGAAGAGCCTAACTACAAAAGCCCCCACGACCTTCGCCGCCTGCGAGAGATAGCTCAGCGACGCCAGGAGAGTCTGCCGGTACACCGAGAGGTAGGCCCCCGTGGGGAGGCCCGCCAGCGTGGTGAGGACGAAGAGGAAGAGGTAGAGGGCGGGGTCCCACACCCCCGATAGGGCGAGGTAGAGAGCCGCCGCCGACGCCGCGGCCATGGAGAAGAGCAGGCCCAGACCCAGGAGGTCCGGGAGGGCCCCCCTATCCCTAGCCAGAATCCGGGGGTACCACGTCGTTATATAGCCAAGCGCCGCCGAGGCTATGGCAAAGGCCGCGTTGAATCTAGCCAACTGTGCCAGCTCCCCCTCGGGCAGACGCCGGGTGACGGCCACCATGAAGACTAGCGATGCAACTAGAGAAAAGACGCCGGAGCCGACGGCCAGAAGTCTAGACGACACAAATGGCGGGGCGCCCCCCTATTAAAAGATATATGCCAGTAGGTGAGCTACGCCATGGAGCGCTACGCCGTCGTCGCCCACCACTACTGGGGCACCCCAGGCGGGGGCCAGCTCGTCTGCGCAGCCGCCGCCAAGGCGCTGGAGGAGGCGGGCTACAGGCCGGCCCTAGCCGGCACCTTTAAATTCGACCCCCGGAGGTACGTCGAGTGGTACGGCATAGACATATCTAGGTACCCCGTCGAAACCCTCCCCATAGCCCCCAGGGCCTTCGGCCTCTGGAGCAGGCTCTACGTCTGGCTCCCCGCCAAGAAAGCCGTCAAAAAGTACAAGCCAGAGCTCCTCTTCATCGACGAAGTCACCTACAAGCCCCTCGCCAGGGGGAGGAGGTTCAGGCTCGTGGAGTACATCCACTTCCCCTTCGAGGTTGTTGTCGACCCCAGGTACAGGGGGACTGGCCTCGCCTATGGGGAAGACCCATACATCATGGAGCGTTACGGCAGATTCCCCATGAGCCTCTACTGGAGGGCCTTCGTCTGGGGACTCAAGAGATACGCCAGAGAAAACCCCTTCCACTACGCCGACGCCGTGTTGGTCAACTCCCGCTGGACCGCCCAAGTGGCCAAGATGGTATACGGCCAAGAGCCCCAGGTCCTCAACCCGCCCCTCCCCCCAAACGTAGAGGTGGTCGAGAAGCCGAGGCCCTTCGAGGAGAGGGAGCCCACAGTCGTGATGCTAGGCCGCTTCTCCCAGGAGAAGCGCTACCACTGGGTCGTCACAGAGGTCGCGCCCAGGCTGTTGAAGGAGGTCCCCGGCGCCAAGATCATAATCTTCGGCGGCGCCGCCACCCCCACCCTACAGGCCTACAGAGACAGGGTGAGGAAGATGGCGGAGGAGGCCGGCCTAAAGACGGCAGAGACGCTAGACGCCCACGCCCACATCTATCTAATAGCCAACGCCCCCCGCCGCGTCATAAACGACGCCATGGACAAAGCCAGGGCCTTCCTCCACGCCACTATAAACGAACACTGGGGCATAGCGGTGGCGGAGGCCATGGCCCGAGGCCTCACGCCGGTGGTACACAAGTCCGGAGGCGCCTGGACAGACCTCGTCATGGAGGGCAGATACGGCCTAGGCTACACAACCGCCGAAGAGGCCGTAGAGGCGCTGGCGAAGCTCCTCACCCAAAAGGCCAACTACGCCCCCCAGGAGAGGGCCCGGGAGCTGGTCTTCCAAAACTTCGCCAGCGCCCTCCGGAAGTACATATGATACTGGCCACATACCTCCCCCTCTTCAGGATACACGAGCTGGAGATATTCGACAGAAACTACCGAGAGATAAAGCCAGACGAAGTGGCGATATGCATAGATTATTACTACACCGAGAGGCAGATGCCCATCGTCGAGATGTACACCTCGCGCTACAGCCCACACCTCATCCTAGGAAACTGGAGAAACAGAACATCGTGCCTACTCCGCCTAGTGGACTACATCCAGAGGAGAGGCGGAGACGGCCTAATAGTCGACTCAGACGTCTACATACCCAACTTCCACCAGCTGGACAAGGCCCTCGACCTCCCCTTCTACCACATCGCCGAGGGGCCCTGGGCCGGCCCCCGCGTCCGGTGCGAAAAGAGAGGCCAGCTAGAGGTCTGCTACTGGAGGGTAAGAGCCCTCTGGGCGAGGACCATGCAGGTATTCGCCGGCCCAAAACAAGCCATTAGATATAGAGAAAGGCTCAACCTAGACGTGGAGCCGATCCTCAAGACCATAGAGGCCATGGACCCCCTCTACGCCGCCCCCCTAGCAGACGAGACAACCCTAGGCATAGTCTACGACAAAGCCGGCATCCGGGAGGTCCCCTTCGTAGTGGCGGCGAAGCACGATAGACACAGAAGCGACCCAAAATCCCACTCCTACCTCCTCTACAGGGAATTAAGAGCAAAAGCGCTATGGCGCCTATTCAAGGAAATGGGCTACTTAGTACCCGCCGTTAGGTACCTACTTTCGTCGATTTTCTACAGCTTGCGTACAATATAACTATTCGAAGATATGCCGGTATTTCTTAGGCACACAAGTTGCAATATCTCTCTTCACCTGTTCATATCTCAAAACCACGTCACAAGGCTTCAACCTACATTTGGCCGCCGTCCTCAAGATCTTCCACCGGTACACCACCCTAGTCTTCCACATCTCAAACCCATTACTTCCGCTTTTCCAGCCGTAATATAGATACCCAGGCAGGCCAAAAAGCGCCTTGAGAAAGGAGGAGACGCCCACGTTCTGTAGCCTTAGCAAGGCGTCTACATACGGCATTAGCTCGAAATCACGCCGGGAGTAGCCCGAAGCTCCCTCGCGCCGTAGATGCACTGCCCCGGCCATGACGATTCTATACTCGTAGCCCCGACATTCGACATACCTCTTAATCCAAGCATCGTCATAGAAGTTGTTCCACTCAGGTATCTTCACGCCCTCTATGGCCCCCCTCCTAAGCAAAGTGTCGTGCGTCCCCCCGCGGATCTTGAAGTTGAGTATAGAGTACTGTATTGGGTCTATGCCCCTCGCCCTTATGTAGCGCAAGCGGTCCTCCCAGAACTCCGTCAGCTCGACGCCCCATATCAGCCCCACCCTAGGCTCAGCCATATACCTCTGCGCCTCCTCCCACCACCCGTTGCGCAGAATAACGTCGTCGTCAATAAACATGAGCCACTCGTCGCTGGTATGTTGGAGGAAGTAGTCAATCGCCGTCTGCCGCGCAGCGCCTCTCGAAGGCCGCGCCGCCTTAGTGCGGAGCACCACAACCTCCTTGTCGCTAAGACGCTCCCGTACGAACTTAGCCGTGTCGTCCTTCGAGTCGTCAACAAGCACAAAGAGCTTATAAGGTATCTGCCTAGTCGAGTCGAGAACCTCCCCCAACTTATCTCCAACCTTAGTCAAGCTGTCCTTAGTTATCATTGAAAGCACAACCATAGCCCCATAAGATCACAACTATATATCTATAACGAAACGATACAACGACACCAACTCTCCGACCTGGAACAAGAAGCTGTATTTAAACCCGCAACTCGAGAACTTCTCGAGGAGTGGCGCCGCCGGGCCGTGGATCTCCACAAGCCACTGGGGGACGGACCTCAGCACCTCGCCCCAGGGCATGGTGGCGATCTCCAGATCCCCCTCGTGGAGCCCCGTGCCAGGCCCCTCCAGCCCCACTCGTAGGCGCCCGCCCCCTCCCACGCCCAGGTTGTACGTCTCGACGACGCCCCCGAGGCCGTTGTACTCCACCACGTCTCTGAGAACCGAGAAGAACTTGGGCACGGGCTCGTAGGCGTAGACCCTTTCGGCCCCCCTCTCCGCGAAGAGGAGGGCCGTCTCGCCGATGTAAGCCCCCACGTCGAGCACACGTCTCGCCGACGCTTGGTACATCCCCTCCAGATCCTCGAGGAGGACCGACAGCAAGCCGGCGTCCCCCCGCGGCACCCTCAGGACGTACCTCGTCCACCTAGGCCGCACGTAGACATAGCCCCCTCCCCCCACACCACGTGGCCAGCCGAGGCCAGCCGCCTCAACAGCCGGAATAGGGCTGTAGAGTCCACCCTAACCCCGCGCCACGTGTAGGACACGCCCAAGGCCCTCCGGGCCGCCTCCCTAAACACGGCGCCCAGCCCCATCGCCCTGGCAGTGGCGGACAACCCGCGGAACATAGCAAAGGCCGAGGCCGCCATTAAAAATATTTATGTAGGGGAGGAGACGCCCCCCATGTGGCCGGCCTGGCTATACGCCGCCTCGGCGATCTCGGGGGCGGCAGTGGGCTTCGTCCTGGGGGTCATCGGAGGGGGCGGCTCCATCTTAGCCATACCCCTTCTCCTCTACTTCGCGGGGCTGGCCACGTTGACTGACCTCAACACAGCCGTCCACCTTGCCGTCGGCTCCACGGCCCTGGCGGTGGGCGCCAACGCCCTAGCCAACTTCCTCATGCACTGGCGCAGGGGCAACGTATCGCCGAGGGGAGCCGCCGTCTTCTCCGCCGCCGGCGTTCCAGCCGCCTGGGCAGGCGCGTGGCTAGGCAAAGCCACCCGCGGCGAGGTCCTCCTCGCCGCCCTCGGCGCCGCCATGGTAGCCCTCTCCATCTGGGTCTTAAAACGCAGAGCCGCCGGAGGCCGGCAGCTAAACCTCGCGAAGGCCGGGGCAGGAGGCGCGGCCGTCGGCTTCCTCTCCGGCTTCCTCGGAATCGGCGGAGGCTTCCTAGTGGCGCCGGCGCTCATGTGGGCAGGCCTAGACGTCAAGAGGGCAGTCGGCACCTCCCTAGCCGCTGTTGCCGCCTTCGGCTTAACCACCGCCGCCGAATACGCCACAAGCGGCTACCTAGACCCCCTCATCTCCCTAGCCTACCTCGCGGGAGGAGTGGCAGGGGGAGCAGCAGGCGTGGCAATAGCCGCCAAAGCCCCCCGCGAAAAAATCGCAATAGCCTACGCCGCAGTCCTAGCCGCAGTAGGGATATACACAATAATCAAGGCACTAAAACCATAAAATGCGCAGCGAGAATAACAACGTGAAGATCCACATTACGAACTTCAAAAGCATAAAAGAGCTACAGATCGAGCTAGGGGCCAGAGTAGCCGTACAGTGCCACGACATCCACCACTACGGAAACCCCAACCCAACCACAGTAGAGCTAGCGGGCGAGCAAGAGAGCTCCGCGGCCTCGCCGAAGTCTCTCCAGCTTGTCGCCGAATGCCAAAGTCCTACAAAGGCGAAGATAACAGTCGTAAGTTATAAAGTTGAGATTAAAGCATACAATGGCGAGCTTAAAAAGATAAAGCATAAAGACCGCGAGGGAGAGGTAAATGCCAACTTCTACGT includes:
- a CDS encoding glycosyltransferase family 2 protein yields the protein MVVLSMITKDSLTKVGDKLGEVLDSTRQIPYKLFVLVDDSKDDTAKFVRERLSDKEVVVLRTKAARPSRGAARQTAIDYFLQHTSDEWLMFIDDDVILRNGWWEEAQRYMAEPRVGLIWGVELTEFWEDRLRYIRARGIDPIQYSILNFKIRGGTHDTLLRRGAIEGVKIPEWNNFYDDAWIKRYVECRGYEYRIVMAGAVHLRREGASGYSRRDFELMPYVDALLRLQNVGVSSFLKALFGLPGYLYYGWKSGSNGFEMWKTRVVYRWKILRTAAKCRLKPCDVVLRYEQVKRDIATCVPKKYRHIFE
- a CDS encoding glycosyltransferase — encoded protein: MERYAVVAHHYWGTPGGGQLVCAAAAKALEEAGYRPALAGTFKFDPRRYVEWYGIDISRYPVETLPIAPRAFGLWSRLYVWLPAKKAVKKYKPELLFIDEVTYKPLARGRRFRLVEYIHFPFEVVVDPRYRGTGLAYGEDPYIMERYGRFPMSLYWRAFVWGLKRYARENPFHYADAVLVNSRWTAQVAKMVYGQEPQVLNPPLPPNVEVVEKPRPFEEREPTVVMLGRFSQEKRYHWVVTEVAPRLLKEVPGAKIIIFGGAATPTLQAYRDRVRKMAEEAGLKTAETLDAHAHIYLIANAPRRVINDAMDKARAFLHATINEHWGIAVAEAMARGLTPVVHKSGGAWTDLVMEGRYGLGYTTAEEAVEALAKLLTQKANYAPQERARELVFQNFASALRKYI
- a CDS encoding FkbM family methyltransferase, which codes for MRPRWTRYVLRVPRGDAGLLSVLLEDLEGMYQASARRVLDVGAYIGETALLFAERGAERVYAYEPVPKFFSVLRDVVEYNGLGGVVETYNLGVGGGGRLRVGLEGPGTGLHEGDLEIATMPWGEVLRSVPQWLVEIHGPAAPLLEKFSSCGFKYSFLFQVGELVSLYRFVIDI
- a CDS encoding sulfite exporter TauE/SafE family protein, with product MWPAWLYAASAISGAAVGFVLGVIGGGGSILAIPLLLYFAGLATLTDLNTAVHLAVGSTALAVGANALANFLMHWRRGNVSPRGAAVFSAAGVPAAWAGAWLGKATRGEVLLAALGAAMVALSIWVLKRRAAGGRQLNLAKAGAGGAAVGFLSGFLGIGGGFLVAPALMWAGLDVKRAVGTSLAAVAAFGLTTAAEYATSGYLDPLISLAYLAGGVAGGAAGVAIAAKAPREKIAIAYAAVLAAVGIYTIIKALKP